In one window of Chryseobacterium viscerum DNA:
- a CDS encoding MBL fold metallo-hydrolase has product MEIQKLNWAGVKLISHNKTILVDAVEDFSYYKPVLGDAVENLIEFSDRVQADYILFTHLHLDHFDKGVIRKCLKNDGKLIVYEGLEAVVKKIIDDVEIIVLNLNETFTENNITFKPVFAMDGVGEIQSSWIVDDGTTKIFHGGDTIWHNQFWKLGKENPNIDYAFLPVNGVVVNFEIIGLQYSPVPASLNLKEAFAAAHLLHAGKLVPIHYGLFAHEKCYIPQVFDDQDLKNVSEEVEQEYMVLKDGVVLVES; this is encoded by the coding sequence ATGGAAATACAAAAATTAAACTGGGCAGGTGTAAAACTTATTTCACATAACAAAACTATCCTGGTAGACGCAGTAGAAGATTTCTCTTACTATAAACCCGTTTTAGGTGATGCCGTAGAGAATCTTATAGAGTTTTCGGATCGTGTACAGGCAGATTACATTCTGTTTACGCATCTACATCTTGATCATTTTGATAAAGGAGTCATCAGGAAATGTTTAAAAAATGACGGAAAACTGATCGTCTATGAAGGACTGGAAGCTGTTGTGAAAAAAATAATAGATGATGTAGAAATCATTGTTCTGAATCTTAATGAAACTTTTACAGAAAACAATATCACCTTCAAACCGGTATTTGCCATGGATGGAGTGGGAGAAATACAGTCTTCCTGGATTGTGGATGACGGAACTACCAAAATTTTTCATGGTGGAGATACCATCTGGCACAACCAGTTCTGGAAGCTTGGAAAAGAAAACCCAAACATAGATTATGCATTTTTACCCGTAAACGGAGTAGTGGTTAACTTTGAGATTATCGGCTTACAATACAGTCCCGTTCCCGCTTCCCTTAATCTGAAAGAGGCCTTTGCAGCAGCGCATCTTCTGCACGCCGGAAAGCTGGTACCCATTCATTACGGATTGTTTGCTCATGAGAAATGCTATATTCCTCAGGTTTTTGATGATCAGGATTTGAAAAACGTTTCGGAAGAAGTAGAACAGGAGTATATGGTTTTGAAGGATGGAGTGGTGTTGGTAGAATCTTAA
- a CDS encoding RNA polymerase sigma factor yields the protein MISLEQEFISQIEQHKGILFKISKMYMTEKDDRDDLFQEITYQLWKAFPGFRGESEFSTWLYRIALNTAIIFLKSEKRRSFIAREDFSNHIIVQEDYDYHKEERLAEMYKAIHQLNPIDKAFIFYYLEDFSGKQIAEQMGISEGNARVKMNRAKNKLKDILSQIKTNKH from the coding sequence ATGATCTCATTAGAACAAGAGTTTATAAGTCAAATTGAACAGCATAAAGGAATCCTATTTAAGATTTCTAAAATGTACATGACTGAAAAAGATGACCGGGATGATCTTTTTCAGGAGATTACCTATCAGCTCTGGAAAGCATTTCCTGGTTTCAGAGGTGAAAGCGAATTTTCAACATGGCTATACAGAATTGCTTTGAACACGGCCATTATTTTCCTTAAATCAGAAAAAAGAAGAAGCTTTATTGCCCGTGAAGATTTTTCCAATCATATCATTGTGCAGGAAGACTATGATTATCACAAAGAAGAACGCCTGGCTGAAATGTATAAGGCTATTCATCAGCTCAATCCCATTGATAAAGCCTTTATATTTTACTATCTGGAAGATTTTTCCGGAAAGCAAATTGCAGAACAGATGGGAATTTCTGAAGGAAATGCAAGGGTGAAAATGAACCGCGCAAAAAATAAACTTAAAGATATCTTAAGCCAAATAAAAACCAACAAACATTAA
- a CDS encoding Crp/Fnr family transcriptional regulator, translating to MAAINKKLFSHLNVEDGDPVWEKFAEVEFSKKNIFTDNKAYLVEDGLVRKYYINSTSDIDTEICSEFYFPGDIFTVEEKSSDAVYESINKGLAWEITLDEVKNLFAVNPHCRFVQNYYLSRKLNAAMKREMLLLKNTPQDLYEYLLKNKPHYIQNIPLKYLASYIGITPISLSRIRKRIL from the coding sequence TTGGCAGCCATCAACAAAAAACTGTTTTCACACCTGAACGTAGAGGATGGTGATCCTGTATGGGAGAAATTTGCTGAGGTTGAATTTTCAAAGAAAAACATATTTACTGACAACAAAGCCTATCTTGTAGAAGATGGGCTTGTCCGTAAATATTATATCAACAGCACATCCGATATTGATACTGAAATCTGTTCAGAATTTTATTTTCCTGGTGATATTTTTACTGTGGAAGAAAAAAGTTCCGATGCCGTTTACGAGTCTATCAACAAAGGGTTGGCGTGGGAAATCACTCTGGATGAGGTGAAAAATCTGTTCGCTGTAAATCCGCACTGCCGTTTCGTGCAGAACTACTATCTGAGCAGAAAACTCAATGCAGCGATGAAAAGGGAAATGCTTTTACTGAAAAATACTCCGCAGGACCTCTATGAATACCTGCTGAAGAATAAACCTCATTACATTCAGAATATTCCTTTAAAATACCTGGCCTCTTATATCGGGATTACGCCTATTTCTTTAAGCAGAATTAGAAAAAGAATTTTGTAA
- a CDS encoding TonB-dependent receptor plug domain-containing protein encodes MKITIPKPCHENWNAMSPDEKGRFCSVCSKTVRDFRRADDDEIIDVFSRTSEEICGNFNPSQLNRDLNYSYINSLLMKFAVGVMLTTGGIVSVNAQECATKSNVINLQNGMPMGKVISSPPVLQNADHFQTLRIGGAPSSGAAYKPLYVVNGKICEYEKVKELDPNLIKTMNILKGASASVKYGEKAKDGVVVITTKKKRR; translated from the coding sequence ATGAAAATTACGATACCAAAACCTTGTCATGAAAACTGGAATGCGATGTCACCAGATGAAAAAGGGAGGTTCTGTTCTGTTTGTTCCAAAACAGTTAGAGATTTTAGAAGAGCTGATGATGATGAAATTATAGATGTTTTTTCGAGGACTTCGGAAGAGATCTGTGGAAATTTTAATCCATCACAGCTCAACAGAGATTTAAATTATTCCTATATCAATTCTTTGTTGATGAAATTTGCGGTTGGTGTCATGCTGACAACGGGAGGAATTGTAAGTGTGAATGCACAGGAATGCGCGACTAAAAGTAATGTCATCAATCTACAGAATGGAATGCCAATGGGAAAGGTAATCAGTTCTCCTCCGGTGCTTCAAAATGCAGATCATTTCCAAACACTTAGAATTGGAGGAGCTCCTTCAAGTGGAGCTGCATATAAACCGCTGTATGTAGTAAACGGAAAAATATGTGAGTATGAGAAAGTAAAAGAGCTGGATCCAAATCTCATAAAAACTATGAATATTCTCAAGGGAGCTTCTGCTTCTGTAAAATATGGTGAAAAAGCCAAAGACGGAGTAGTAGTGATTACTACTAAAAAGAAAAGAAGATAA
- a CDS encoding protein-L-isoaspartate(D-aspartate) O-methyltransferase has product MQDSFVHKGKRKILVDYLRHRIGISDENVLSAMSEVPRHLFIESIFEDFAYEDRAFPILAHQTISHPSTVAEQSELLQVKPGEKVLEIGTGCGYQTAVLLAMKAHVYTVERQKDLFDFSKKKLRELHLFPKFQSFGDGFAGLPTFAPFDKIIVTCGASTLPTELLKQLNVGGIMVIPLGPTDEQVLYRFTKIGPTEFEKEEFGAYKFVPMLGKTNQ; this is encoded by the coding sequence ATGCAGGATTCGTTTGTACATAAAGGAAAAAGAAAGATTTTAGTAGATTACCTTCGGCACAGAATTGGAATTTCAGACGAAAATGTACTTTCGGCAATGAGTGAAGTTCCAAGACATCTTTTTATCGAAAGTATTTTTGAAGACTTTGCCTATGAAGACAGAGCATTTCCCATTCTGGCACATCAGACCATTTCCCATCCTTCAACGGTCGCAGAACAGTCTGAGCTTCTGCAGGTAAAACCAGGCGAGAAAGTTCTGGAGATTGGCACCGGATGCGGATATCAGACTGCCGTTTTATTGGCTATGAAAGCTCATGTATATACTGTAGAAAGGCAGAAAGATCTGTTTGATTTTTCCAAAAAGAAACTCAGAGAACTTCATCTGTTTCCAAAATTTCAGAGCTTTGGAGATGGCTTTGCCGGGCTTCCTACTTTTGCTCCCTTTGATAAAATCATTGTAACCTGTGGTGCTTCCACCTTACCAACAGAGCTTTTAAAACAACTGAACGTCGGTGGAATAATGGTGATTCCGTTGGGGCCTACCGATGAACAGGTTTTATACAGATTTACCAAAATAGGTCCTACAGAATTTGAAAAAGAAGAATTCGGAGCTTATAAATTTGTTCCGATGCTTGGAAAAACCAATCAATAA
- a CDS encoding RNA polymerase sigma factor — MSSPEKEFLEKIEKHKGVVFKISKMYMDNKDDQNDLYQEIIYQAWKSYGDFQRRSDFSTWLYRTALNTAIVFLRSEKKRSFIQNQNVDGLSARQEPYNDTDDVNMKLMYEAIHQLSPIDKALIFFFLEGFSGKEIAIQLGITEVNTRVKLKRAKEKLKEIITKQRAGSY, encoded by the coding sequence ATGTCTTCACCGGAAAAAGAGTTTTTAGAGAAAATAGAAAAGCACAAAGGTGTTGTTTTCAAGATCTCTAAAATGTATATGGATAATAAGGACGATCAGAATGATCTCTATCAGGAGATCATCTACCAGGCCTGGAAATCATACGGTGATTTTCAAAGGAGGAGTGATTTCTCCACATGGCTGTACAGAACTGCGCTAAACACAGCAATTGTTTTCCTGCGAAGTGAAAAAAAACGTAGTTTTATACAGAATCAGAATGTAGATGGGCTGAGTGCCCGCCAGGAACCTTATAATGATACGGATGATGTAAATATGAAGCTGATGTATGAAGCAATTCACCAGCTGAGTCCTATTGATAAAGCTCTTATATTTTTCTTTTTGGAAGGGTTTTCGGGAAAAGAAATTGCCATTCAGCTGGGAATTACTGAAGTCAATACAAGGGTAAAGCTGAAAAGGGCAAAAGAAAAGCTGAAAGAGATCATTACCAAACAAAGAGCAGGTTCTTATTAA
- a CDS encoding 2-hydroxyacid dehydrogenase, producing the protein MKVFINKRIPETGIKMLEEAGLEVTLPEKENLSYEEWLSYCKSTDTILSIGAEFKYDRNFFESCPNVKAIALYSVGVDHVDIKEATQRNIPVGNTPDVLSKATSDVAFLLMQSVARRASYNFRKVKDGSWGAFDPLDALGQELYGKTLGIFGLGRIGYEMAEKSKKAFGMNIIYHNRHHNKEAEQELGAVYVSFEELIKNSDVLSVHANFTPDHKELFNESIFEQMKPDAIFINTARGGFHNQKDLYHALVDKKIWGAGLDVTNPEPMSADDPILELSSVCILPHIGSATIEARNGMARLAAGNIIAFSKNEKMPNCANPDVYSAHSL; encoded by the coding sequence ATGAAAGTCTTTATCAATAAAAGAATTCCCGAAACAGGAATTAAAATGCTGGAAGAAGCAGGATTGGAAGTTACCCTTCCCGAAAAAGAAAACCTTTCTTATGAAGAATGGCTGAGTTACTGTAAAAGTACCGATACTATTTTAAGTATTGGAGCAGAATTTAAATATGACAGAAACTTCTTTGAATCCTGTCCGAATGTTAAAGCCATTGCTTTATATTCTGTGGGGGTTGATCATGTAGATATCAAAGAAGCTACCCAAAGGAATATTCCGGTGGGCAATACTCCTGATGTTTTGAGCAAAGCAACTTCAGATGTTGCTTTTTTACTTATGCAGTCGGTGGCAAGAAGAGCAAGTTACAATTTCCGGAAAGTAAAAGACGGAAGCTGGGGTGCATTTGATCCTTTGGATGCTTTGGGACAGGAGCTTTATGGAAAAACATTGGGGATTTTCGGACTGGGACGTATCGGGTATGAAATGGCTGAAAAATCAAAAAAGGCTTTTGGAATGAATATCATCTACCACAACCGCCATCATAACAAAGAAGCAGAACAGGAATTGGGAGCAGTTTATGTTTCTTTTGAAGAGCTGATCAAAAACTCAGATGTATTAAGCGTTCATGCCAATTTTACCCCTGACCATAAAGAATTATTCAATGAGTCCATATTTGAACAGATGAAACCGGATGCTATTTTCATCAATACCGCCAGAGGAGGGTTTCACAATCAGAAAGATTTGTATCATGCATTGGTTGATAAGAAAATCTGGGGAGCAGGTCTGGATGTTACCAACCCGGAACCTATGTCTGCAGACGATCCTATTCTTGAACTTTCAAGTGTTTGCATCTTGCCACATATTGGTTCTGCTACTATTGAAGCCAGGAACGGGATGGCAAGACTGGCAGCAGGAAATATCATCGCTTTTTCAAAAAATGAAAAAATGCCGAATTGTGCAAATCCTGATGTTTATTCTGCTCATTCATTATAA
- a CDS encoding S41 family peptidase yields the protein MHPQLYWYIPKKELDHKFDSLKQTLTESLTPLQFYFKLQPVIAGIREGHLSLRIPRKKFTKREFKRLEHQKGMFSRFEYYISGDQMYIIQNRDSIEHIQPGTEILSINNIPVSDYIKKYRSLISSDGDNTTFHPYFLKDLFFNFYTAENGFGSKAILETLYQGEKRSYTLSREIKSDSDLEKDKEMKKKTLEKKLNDYVASSNSYNRSFKFLDKDSTIAYIKVQSFSRDYSDEFYKKTFAKINEAKAPYLIIDVRNNYGGSLYEINNLYSYLADAPFTLIKPSQVTSRDTPLRTNYFRKSNPLEYALKSIAYPSYFFAQAFSTYKKDGKVFYKMKADKPTKPNKQAFHGKVFVLINGGSFSASSIITAKLKNDKRATLVGEETGGANDGTVAGFYSYQKLPNSEIRFPIGLLLVQPNIKFSDSRKGVIPDVVVTESMQDIIDRKDPQLDWIKNEIAKEKDHKGQ from the coding sequence ATGCATCCTCAATTATATTGGTATATTCCCAAGAAGGAATTGGACCATAAATTTGACAGTCTTAAACAGACTCTTACTGAATCTCTTACTCCTCTTCAGTTTTATTTTAAACTTCAGCCGGTTATTGCAGGAATCCGTGAAGGGCATCTTTCATTGAGAATTCCCAGAAAGAAGTTTACCAAAAGGGAGTTTAAAAGACTGGAACATCAGAAAGGAATGTTCAGCCGTTTTGAATATTATATATCAGGTGATCAGATGTATATCATTCAAAACAGAGATTCTATTGAGCATATACAACCCGGAACTGAAATTCTATCAATCAACAATATTCCTGTTTCGGATTATATAAAGAAATACAGAAGTCTGATCAGCAGTGATGGTGATAATACGACTTTTCATCCTTATTTTTTAAAAGATCTTTTCTTTAATTTTTATACTGCAGAGAACGGTTTTGGAAGTAAAGCAATTCTTGAAACACTTTATCAGGGTGAAAAAAGATCCTATACATTAAGCAGAGAAATAAAATCTGACTCTGATCTTGAGAAGGATAAGGAAATGAAGAAAAAAACACTGGAAAAGAAACTGAACGATTATGTAGCTTCAAGTAATTCTTATAACAGAAGTTTTAAATTCCTGGATAAAGACAGCACTATTGCTTATATAAAGGTACAAAGTTTCTCCAGAGATTATTCTGATGAATTTTATAAAAAGACCTTTGCCAAGATCAATGAGGCCAAAGCTCCCTACCTCATCATAGATGTCCGAAATAACTATGGAGGCTCTCTCTATGAGATCAATAACCTGTATTCCTATTTAGCGGACGCTCCTTTTACCCTGATCAAACCTTCTCAGGTCACATCAAGAGATACTCCACTGCGCACAAATTATTTCAGAAAAAGTAATCCTTTAGAATACGCTCTTAAAAGTATTGCCTATCCAAGTTATTTCTTCGCACAGGCTTTCAGTACGTATAAAAAAGACGGAAAGGTTTTCTATAAAATGAAAGCTGATAAACCTACAAAGCCTAATAAACAAGCTTTCCACGGAAAAGTTTTTGTATTGATCAACGGAGGAAGCTTCTCTGCATCTTCTATTATTACCGCCAAGCTTAAGAATGATAAAAGGGCAACTCTTGTAGGTGAAGAAACTGGTGGTGCCAATGACGGAACAGTTGCAGGTTTCTATTCTTATCAGAAACTGCCTAATTCTGAGATCAGGTTCCCTATCGGATTACTTCTGGTACAGCCCAATATCAAGTTTTCAGACTCACGGAAAGGTGTTATTCCTGATGTAGTGGTTACTGAAAGCATGCAGGATATCATTGACAGAAAAGACCCGCAGCTGGATTGGATAAAAAATGAAATTGCTAAAGAAAAAGACCATAAAGGACAATAA
- the tpx gene encoding thiol peroxidase has protein sequence MFSKLVFSTLLFFSAVGFAQKSKAINTVLMGGKEVHTYAKLPALNKPAPKFTLTDVNMNDQTLDSYKGKNVILNIFPSVDTGVCSASVHHFNEEAGNLPNTVVLCISKDLPFAQKRFCGAEGIKNVVMLSDFRSDFGWNYGVELIDSAMKGLLSRAVVVIDPSGKIIYEEQVADISHEPNYEAAIAAVK, from the coding sequence ATGTTTTCAAAATTAGTTTTCAGTACACTATTATTCTTCTCTGCAGTGGGCTTTGCACAAAAATCTAAAGCAATCAATACCGTTTTAATGGGAGGAAAAGAAGTACATACCTATGCAAAATTGCCGGCTCTGAACAAACCAGCTCCTAAATTTACCCTTACAGATGTGAATATGAATGATCAGACGTTGGATTCCTACAAAGGGAAGAATGTGATCTTAAATATCTTTCCTAGTGTAGACACTGGTGTTTGTTCGGCTTCTGTACACCATTTCAACGAAGAGGCAGGAAATCTTCCTAATACAGTAGTGCTGTGTATTTCCAAAGATCTTCCGTTTGCACAGAAAAGATTCTGTGGTGCCGAAGGAATTAAAAATGTAGTAATGCTTTCGGATTTCCGTTCAGATTTTGGATGGAACTATGGCGTGGAACTGATAGATTCTGCCATGAAAGGTCTTCTGAGCAGAGCGGTTGTGGTAATAGATCCTTCCGGAAAGATCATCTATGAAGAGCAGGTTGCAGATATTTCTCACGAACCGAATTATGAAGCGGCTATTGCAGCTGTAAAATAA
- a CDS encoding NADP-dependent glyceraldehyde-3-phosphate dehydrogenase → MSSENTASFHHIFKGENEIPEEYKVPVIHQRTYLLNGELVEWNGDVTEIYSPVCIPTENGLERKLLGSIPNIGPNEAMEVLEACVKAYDNGLGEWPTMSVEGRIKCMQKFVYLMIKQRDLIIRLLMWEIGKTLADSTKEFDRTVDYINQTIDALKDLDRESSRFQQAEGTIAQIRRAPLGVVLSMGPFNYPLNEIFTTLIPALIMGNTILFKLPKHGVLAHYPLLEAFKEAFPKGTVNTLYGKGSEIITPIMESGKVNVLAFIGSSKVANGLKKLHPKVNRLRAILSLDAKNAAIVTKNANLDVAVSECILGALSFNGQRCTALKLIFVQKEIAEEFTKKLSEAVSALKPGLPWEKDVKVTPLPEANKPPYLKECIDDALQKGAAVLNKDGGYTDESFVFPAVVYPVNSDMKLYHEEQFGPVIPVVPFEDIEEPIEYQVNASHGMQVSIFSEDPQEVAKLIDPFVNLVSRVNINCQAQRGPDVFPFTGRKDSAEGTLSVFDALRSFSIRSLVAAKLTESNKELLNTIVREHDSNFLSTDYIF, encoded by the coding sequence ATGAGTTCAGAAAATACAGCATCATTCCATCACATTTTTAAGGGTGAAAATGAAATCCCGGAAGAATATAAAGTTCCGGTCATTCATCAGAGAACTTATCTTTTGAATGGCGAACTGGTAGAGTGGAACGGAGATGTCACCGAAATCTATTCCCCGGTGTGTATTCCTACAGAAAACGGATTAGAAAGAAAACTTTTGGGAAGTATTCCTAACATTGGCCCAAATGAGGCTATGGAAGTTCTTGAAGCCTGTGTAAAAGCTTATGATAACGGATTGGGCGAATGGCCTACAATGTCTGTAGAAGGACGCATTAAATGTATGCAGAAATTTGTATACCTGATGATCAAGCAAAGAGATCTTATCATTAGGTTACTGATGTGGGAAATCGGGAAAACGCTGGCTGATTCTACCAAAGAATTTGACCGTACTGTAGATTATATCAATCAGACCATTGATGCACTGAAAGATCTGGACAGAGAATCTTCCCGCTTTCAACAGGCAGAAGGAACCATTGCGCAGATCAGAAGAGCACCGCTTGGGGTGGTTTTAAGTATGGGACCATTCAATTATCCTCTGAACGAAATTTTTACCACCCTGATTCCCGCTTTGATTATGGGAAATACGATTCTGTTTAAACTGCCGAAACATGGGGTGTTGGCTCACTATCCATTATTAGAAGCTTTCAAAGAAGCATTCCCGAAAGGAACGGTGAATACTTTATATGGAAAAGGATCAGAAATTATCACCCCAATCATGGAAAGCGGAAAAGTGAATGTTCTTGCCTTCATTGGCTCCAGCAAGGTGGCTAACGGACTGAAAAAACTACACCCGAAAGTAAACCGCTTAAGGGCAATTCTTAGCTTAGATGCGAAAAATGCAGCTATTGTTACCAAAAATGCAAATCTGGATGTAGCGGTGAGCGAATGTATTTTAGGGGCGCTTTCCTTCAACGGACAGCGATGCACAGCATTGAAACTGATATTTGTTCAGAAAGAAATAGCTGAAGAATTTACAAAAAAATTGAGTGAAGCGGTTTCTGCTCTGAAACCGGGACTTCCATGGGAGAAAGATGTAAAAGTAACTCCGCTTCCGGAAGCCAACAAACCTCCTTACTTGAAAGAATGTATTGATGATGCTTTGCAGAAAGGAGCAGCCGTTTTGAACAAAGACGGAGGCTATACGGATGAATCTTTTGTTTTTCCGGCGGTAGTTTATCCTGTAAACAGTGATATGAAACTTTATCATGAGGAACAGTTTGGTCCGGTAATTCCTGTTGTTCCATTTGAAGACATAGAAGAACCTATAGAGTATCAGGTGAATGCTTCACACGGGATGCAGGTAAGTATTTTCAGTGAAGATCCGCAGGAAGTAGCAAAGCTGATCGACCCATTCGTGAATCTTGTAAGCCGTGTTAATATCAACTGCCAGGCACAAAGAGGGCCGGATGTTTTCCCTTTTACCGGAAGAAAAGACAGTGCAGAAGGAACGCTTTCTGTTTTTGATGCACTCCGTTCATTCTCAATCCGGTCATTGGTAGCCGCAAAACTTACAGAGTCCAATAAAGAATTACTCAATACTATTGTCAGAGAACACGATTCCAATTTTTTAAGCACAGATTATATTTTCTGA
- a CDS encoding urocanate hydratase → MTFQEQIQQGIPNQLPQTKPYEININHAPKRKEILGEEEKKLALKNSLRYFDPQFHAELIPEFKQELEDYGRIYMYRFRPDYEMKARPITDYPGKSEQAKAIMLMIQNNLDYAVAQHPHELITYGGNGAVFSNWAQYLLTMKYLSEMSNEQTLVMYSGHPMGLFPSHKDAPRVVVTNGMMIPNYSKPDDWEKFNALGVTQYGQMTAGSYMYIGPQGIVHGTTITALNAFRKIKKEPKGGLFVTSGLGGMSGAQPKAGNIAGCVTVCAEVNPKITKIRHDQKWVNEIHEDLDSLVKRVREAQANKETVSLAYLGNIVDVWEKFDQEDLRIDIGSDQTSLHNPWAGGYYPVGQSFEESNTMMAENPELFKEKVQETLRRHAAAINKHTAKGTYFFDYGNAFLLEASRAGADVMAENPTLGREFKYPSYVQDIMGPMCFDYGFGPFRWVCSSGNPEDLQKTDDIACAVLEEMVKNSPEEIQQQMKDNIQWIKGAQENKLVVGSQARILYADAEGRMKIAEAFNKAIKNGEIGPVVLGRDHHDVSGTDSPYRETSNIYDGSRFTADMAIHNVIGDSFRGATWVSIHNGGGVGWGEVINGGFGMLLDGSDDADRRLKSMLFWDVNNGISRRSWARNEGAIFAIKRAMEVEPNLKVTLPNLVDENLL, encoded by the coding sequence ATGACATTTCAAGAACAGATACAGCAGGGGATTCCTAATCAGCTGCCACAAACAAAACCATACGAGATCAATATCAACCATGCTCCAAAACGTAAAGAAATTTTAGGAGAAGAAGAGAAAAAACTGGCGTTGAAGAATTCATTACGTTATTTCGATCCTCAGTTTCATGCAGAACTGATTCCTGAATTTAAGCAGGAGCTGGAAGATTATGGAAGGATTTATATGTACCGTTTCCGTCCGGATTATGAAATGAAGGCAAGACCTATCACAGATTATCCCGGAAAATCTGAGCAGGCAAAAGCCATTATGCTGATGATTCAGAATAATCTGGATTATGCAGTAGCACAGCACCCTCACGAATTGATTACTTACGGTGGAAATGGAGCTGTATTTTCAAACTGGGCCCAATATCTGCTGACGATGAAATATCTGTCAGAAATGAGTAATGAGCAGACATTGGTAATGTATTCCGGACATCCGATGGGATTGTTCCCGTCTCATAAAGATGCACCAAGAGTAGTTGTAACGAATGGAATGATGATCCCGAACTATTCTAAACCGGATGATTGGGAGAAGTTCAATGCATTAGGAGTAACCCAGTACGGGCAAATGACGGCTGGAAGTTATATGTATATTGGCCCTCAGGGGATTGTTCACGGGACAACAATTACTGCTTTGAATGCTTTCAGAAAGATCAAAAAAGAACCAAAAGGAGGACTTTTTGTTACTTCAGGATTAGGAGGGATGAGTGGTGCGCAGCCCAAAGCTGGTAATATTGCAGGTTGTGTAACTGTATGTGCGGAAGTAAATCCGAAGATTACAAAGATCCGTCATGATCAGAAATGGGTGAATGAAATTCATGAAGATCTTGATTCATTGGTGAAAAGAGTAAGAGAAGCACAGGCTAACAAAGAAACTGTTTCTCTGGCTTATCTTGGGAATATTGTTGATGTTTGGGAGAAATTCGATCAGGAAGATTTAAGAATTGATATCGGATCAGATCAGACTTCGCTTCACAATCCTTGGGCTGGTGGTTATTATCCGGTAGGACAAAGCTTTGAAGAATCTAATACAATGATGGCTGAAAACCCTGAATTATTCAAAGAGAAAGTTCAGGAAACGTTGAGAAGACACGCAGCAGCCATCAATAAACATACGGCGAAAGGAACTTATTTCTTTGATTACGGAAATGCCTTTTTATTGGAAGCTTCAAGAGCGGGAGCAGATGTAATGGCAGAAAATCCGACATTGGGAAGAGAATTCAAATATCCGAGTTATGTACAGGATATTATGGGACCTATGTGTTTTGATTATGGTTTCGGGCCGTTCCGTTGGGTATGTTCCAGTGGAAACCCGGAAGATCTGCAGAAAACGGATGATATTGCGTGTGCAGTATTGGAAGAAATGGTAAAAAACTCTCCTGAAGAGATCCAGCAGCAGATGAAAGACAACATTCAATGGATCAAAGGAGCACAGGAAAACAAACTGGTAGTAGGTTCGCAGGCGAGAATCCTTTATGCAGACGCAGAAGGAAGAATGAAGATTGCAGAAGCCTTTAATAAAGCCATTAAAAACGGAGAAATAGGACCTGTGGTATTAGGTAGAGACCATCACGATGTTTCAGGAACAGATTCTCCTTACAGAGAGACTTCCAATATTTATGACGGGTCAAGATTTACTGCGGATATGGCTATTCACAATGTGATTGGTGACAGTTTCCGCGGGGCCACCTGGGTTTCTATTCACAATGGTGGTGGTGTAGGCTGGGGAGAAGTAATCAATGGAGGTTTCGGAATGCTTCTTGACGGAAGCGATGATGCCGACAGAAGACTAAAGTCTATGCTTTTCTGGGACGTAAACAACGGAATCTCAAGAAGAAGCTGGGCAAGAAACGAAGGCGCTATTTTCGCCATTAAAAGAGCTATGGAAGTAGAACCGAACCTGAAAGTAACACTTCCAAACCTTGTAGACGAAAACTTATTATAA